In the genome of Candidatus Dormiibacterota bacterium, one region contains:
- a CDS encoding type VII secretion target: MATDPGFHVDPAALRSLAGGFEAQAEAVRSSTARFGGPARLVDRAFGVVGPSNEVYNQYQQAVTSALSGLAQLETLLQDAATNLRQGAANYERADHSGVGRG; this comes from the coding sequence ATGGCCACTGATCCGGGCTTCCACGTCGACCCCGCGGCGCTGCGCAGCCTGGCCGGCGGATTCGAAGCCCAGGCCGAGGCCGTCCGTTCGTCCACCGCCCGGTTCGGCGGTCCGGCCCGGCTGGTCGACAGGGCATTCGGCGTCGTCGGCCCCTCGAACGAGGTGTACAACCAGTACCAGCAGGCGGTCACCAGCGCGCTCAGCGGCCTCGCCCAGCTGGAGACGCTGCTGCAGGACGCCGCCACCAACCTCCGCCAGGGGGCAGCCAACTACGAGCGCGCCGACCATTCCGGCGTCGGCAGGGGCTGA
- a CDS encoding cysteine hydrolase gives METAYGLSIPQSLEEICDPARTALLVYDMQVGVVSQIAGAAAVTTAVLRVLEAARGAGVRVLFSRHLSLPKEIMGVSQLRMAMAWQRVSTVDEVRPWFLRGSPGLEITPEVAPLDREAVFDKITMSAFEGTWLDIALRDCGITTVVVVGVAMEIGIEPTVRHAADLGYIPVVVTDACGAGHREAAERSVAGLRFSGDAVLTDSATLRDLLSPTG, from the coding sequence GTGGAGACGGCGTACGGGCTGAGCATCCCGCAGTCCCTGGAGGAGATCTGCGATCCGGCGCGGACGGCGCTGCTCGTCTACGACATGCAGGTCGGCGTGGTGAGCCAGATCGCCGGCGCCGCGGCGGTGACCACCGCGGTGCTGCGGGTGCTCGAGGCCGCCCGGGGGGCGGGCGTCCGGGTGCTCTTCTCGCGCCACCTGTCGCTGCCGAAGGAGATCATGGGCGTCTCCCAGTTGCGGATGGCCATGGCCTGGCAGCGGGTGTCGACGGTCGACGAGGTGCGGCCCTGGTTCCTCCGCGGATCGCCGGGGCTGGAGATCACGCCCGAGGTGGCGCCGCTGGACCGGGAGGCGGTGTTCGACAAGATCACGATGTCCGCGTTCGAGGGCACGTGGCTGGACATCGCGCTGCGCGACTGCGGGATCACCACCGTGGTCGTCGTCGGCGTCGCCATGGAGATCGGCATCGAGCCGACCGTGCGGCACGCCGCCGACCTCGGCTACATCCCTGTGGTGGTCACGGACGCCTGCGGCGCGGGCCACCGGGAGGCCGCGGAGCGCTCGGTCGCCGGTCTCCGCTTCTCCGGGGACGCGGTGCTCACCGACTCCGCCACCCTCCGCGACCTGCTGTCCCCCACCGGCTGA
- a CDS encoding WXG100 family type VII secretion target, translating into MPDQGHVLVTFGSLAEAAADVDAIANQIDQQLADLRAYLAPLVASWEGVASADYQAKQQRWDGALGDLNLVLREMARAVRTANDNYQLAESSNAAMWG; encoded by the coding sequence ATGCCCGACCAGGGACACGTCCTGGTGACCTTCGGCTCGCTCGCCGAGGCGGCGGCCGACGTCGACGCCATCGCCAACCAGATCGACCAGCAGCTCGCCGACCTCCGCGCCTACCTCGCCCCGCTGGTGGCCAGCTGGGAGGGCGTCGCCTCCGCCGACTACCAGGCGAAGCAGCAGCGCTGGGACGGCGCCCTCGGCGATCTCAACCTGGTGCTGCGGGAGATGGCCCGCGCGGTGCGCACCGCGAACGACAACTACCAGCTCGCCGAGTCGAGCAACGCCGCGATGTGGGGCTGA
- a CDS encoding WXG100 family type VII secretion target, giving the protein MTQGTGGGGRFRTELPTMQVAATHVHDVNAAIQGQLSTLLARLEPLAGTWQGAAAGSFQVLKQRWHDDASALNTVLREIGDGLLQTHRNYAGADENNQQGFAGVTGRLG; this is encoded by the coding sequence ATGACACAGGGCACCGGCGGAGGCGGGCGCTTCCGCACCGAGCTCCCCACCATGCAGGTCGCGGCCACCCACGTCCACGACGTGAACGCCGCCATCCAGGGGCAGCTGAGCACCCTCCTGGCGCGGCTCGAGCCGCTGGCCGGCACCTGGCAGGGAGCCGCGGCGGGGAGCTTCCAGGTCCTCAAGCAGCGCTGGCACGACGACGCGTCGGCGCTGAACACCGTCCTCCGCGAGATCGGTGACGGTCTGCTCCAGACCCACCGCAACTACGCGGGAGCCGACGAGAACAACCAGCAGGGCTTCGCCGGGGTCACCGGCCGGCTCGGCTGA